A single genomic interval of Dysidea avara chromosome 6, odDysAvar1.4, whole genome shotgun sequence harbors:
- the LOC136259164 gene encoding SH3 domain-containing kinase-binding protein 1-like isoform X2: MAETVEVLYDYDAEQPDELTLRVGNIIKSCRAVEDGWMEGEINGKRGIFPDNFVKKAEVAPPVPVSEPANVPLRGRSGGSNKLRKAKARFSYHPEAEDELELADGDEVIILDVIEDGWWKGRVGTKEGVFPSNFVEEIPEVNEPTPPPAVAPTEPPPPSTGRPGVKLPALGGFDPANLRANLRRTPQQQPPQDTPKDIKKDKPPLPTSSPKLPHKPPVVPSSTASHPPPPVQRASATTPAKKMARVMFDYEATQEDELSIKVDDTVEVIIDEKDPAEPGWVKVKLGNKVGMVPDNFIEIKKETAKVPTPPLPSREETNPPTAKENEAPPRRPGAVPLPGVTGGRPPPPAVAKKTAPKPPGKPSRPHDNTSEDHSENKPVIASRPPPPVTSRPEKPIDFDMIPKTERLDNQAAVTRPKMTHNPPSRTHIHKTTSDQEESQPKQDEAEIPPWKRELQQKKTREPKVPPSIPSTKPTQPTEHPPTSNRPELPTSTTPAVSAAPVIKGASEESVKQLKDELASLKKIVEELRTEYKKDIEILTQDLDEERKKVAGLQVEIDRLKKSKGFR, translated from the exons ATGGCTG AAACAGTAGAAGTACTATACGATTACGATGCTGAACAACCAGATGAGTTGACACTTCGTGTTGGCAACATCATTAAGAGCTGTAGGGCTGTTGAAGATGGATGGATGGAAGGTGAGATAAATGGAAAAAGAGGCATCTTCCCTGATAACTTTGTGAAGAAAGCGGAAGTGGCTCCACCAG TACCAGTATCTGAGCCAGCCAATGTGCCACTGAGAGGAAGAAGTGGTG GCAGCAACAAGCTACGTAAAGCTAAGGCCCGGTTCAGTTATCATCCAGAAGCTGAAGATGAACTAGAGCTAGCAGATGGTGATGAAGTGATCATATTGGATGTAATAGAGGATGGCTGGTGGAAGGGTAGGGTTGGGACCAAGGAAGGAGTCTTCCCTAGCAACTTTGTTGAGGAAATCCCTGAAGTGAATGAGCCAACACCACCACCTGCTGTAGCTCCGACTGAACCACCACCACCAAGtacag GTCGTCCTGGAGTGAAACTACCAGCTTTAGGAGGATTTGATCCCGCCAACCTTCGAGCTAACCTTCGTAGAACTCCTCAGCAGCAGCCACCACAAGATACACCAAAGGATATCAAGAAGGATAAG CCTCCATTGCCAACTTCATCTCCCAAGTTACCACACAAACCACCTGTAGTGCCCAGCAGTACCGCCAGTCATCCACCACCACctg TTCAAAGAGCTAGTGCAACAACTCCAGCAAAGAAAATGGCTCGAGTGATGTTTGACTATGAGGCCACACAAGAAGATGAGCTATCCATCAAAGTGGATGACACGGTTGAAGTTATCATCGATGAGAAAGATCCAGCTGAGCCAGGATG GGTGAAAGTTAAATTAGGAAACAAGGTTGGGATGGTTCCTGATAATTTCATAGAGATAAAGAAAGAGACAGCAAAAGTTCCAACACCACCACTACCATCCCGTGAAGAAACAAACCCTCCTACTGCCAAAGAGAATGAG GCACCACCAAGAAGACCAGGTGCTGTACCTCTACCAGGAGTGACAGGCGGCA GACCACCTCCACCGGCCGTTGCTAAGAAGACAGCACCCAAACCACCTG GTAAACCTTCAAGACCACATGATAATACTTCAGAAGATCACTCAGAGAACAAGCCAG TTATTGCCTCAAGACCACCACCTCCTGTCACATCTAGACCTG AAAAGCCAATTGATTTTGATATGATACCTAAGACAGAACGACTGGACAATCAAGCTGCTGTCACTCGTCCTAAAATGACTCACAATCCTCCATCAAGGACTCATATA CACAAGACAACTAGTGACCAAGAAGAATCACAACCAAAACAG GATGAAGCTGAAATACCACCATGGAAAAGAGAGCTACAGCAGAAGAAAACTAGAGAG CCTAAAGTGCCTCCATCAATTCCGTCAACAAAACCAACACAGCCGACTGAACATCCACCAACTTC TAATAGACCAGAATTACCTACAAGCACAACACCGGCTGTTTCTGCTGCTCCAGTCATAAAAGGTGCATCAGAGGAATCGGTCAAACAACTAAAGGATGAATTGGCATCTCTCAAAAAGATTGTCGAAGAACTGAGAACGGAATACAAAAAAGATATTGAGATATTAACACAAGATTTAGACGAGGAGCGTAAAAAGGTGGCAGGCTTGCAGGTGGAAATTGATCGGTTGAAAAAGTCGAAGGGATTTCGATAA
- the LOC136259164 gene encoding CD2-associated protein-like isoform X3: protein MAETVEVLYDYDAEQPDELTLRVGNIIKSCRAVEDGWMEGEINGKRGIFPDNFVKKAEVAPPVPVSEPANVPLRGRSGGSNKLRKAKARFSYHPEAEDELELADGDEVIILDVIEDGWWKGRVGTKEGVFPSNFVEEIPEVNEPTPPPAVAPTEPPPPSTGRPGVKLPALGGFDPANLRANLRRTPQQQPPQDTPKDIKKDKPPLPTSSPKLPHKPPVVPSSTASHPPPPEIKKETAKVPTPPLPSREETNPPTAKENEAPPRRPGAVPLPGVTGGRPPPPAVAKKTAPKPPGKPSRPHDNTSEDHSENKPVIASRPPPPVTSRPEKPKPVEEKEKPIDFDMIPKTERLDNQAAVTRPKMTHNPPSRTHIHKTTSDQEESQPKQDEAEIPPWKRELQQKKTREPKVPPSIPSTKPTQPTEHPPTSNRPELPTSTTPAVSAAPVIKGASEESVKQLKDELASLKKIVEELRTEYKKDIEILTQDLDEERKKVAGLQVEIDRLKKSKGFR, encoded by the exons ATGGCTG AAACAGTAGAAGTACTATACGATTACGATGCTGAACAACCAGATGAGTTGACACTTCGTGTTGGCAACATCATTAAGAGCTGTAGGGCTGTTGAAGATGGATGGATGGAAGGTGAGATAAATGGAAAAAGAGGCATCTTCCCTGATAACTTTGTGAAGAAAGCGGAAGTGGCTCCACCAG TACCAGTATCTGAGCCAGCCAATGTGCCACTGAGAGGAAGAAGTGGTG GCAGCAACAAGCTACGTAAAGCTAAGGCCCGGTTCAGTTATCATCCAGAAGCTGAAGATGAACTAGAGCTAGCAGATGGTGATGAAGTGATCATATTGGATGTAATAGAGGATGGCTGGTGGAAGGGTAGGGTTGGGACCAAGGAAGGAGTCTTCCCTAGCAACTTTGTTGAGGAAATCCCTGAAGTGAATGAGCCAACACCACCACCTGCTGTAGCTCCGACTGAACCACCACCACCAAGtacag GTCGTCCTGGAGTGAAACTACCAGCTTTAGGAGGATTTGATCCCGCCAACCTTCGAGCTAACCTTCGTAGAACTCCTCAGCAGCAGCCACCACAAGATACACCAAAGGATATCAAGAAGGATAAG CCTCCATTGCCAACTTCATCTCCCAAGTTACCACACAAACCACCTGTAGTGCCCAGCAGTACCGCCAGTCATCCACCACCACctg AGATAAAGAAAGAGACAGCAAAAGTTCCAACACCACCACTACCATCCCGTGAAGAAACAAACCCTCCTACTGCCAAAGAGAATGAG GCACCACCAAGAAGACCAGGTGCTGTACCTCTACCAGGAGTGACAGGCGGCA GACCACCTCCACCGGCCGTTGCTAAGAAGACAGCACCCAAACCACCTG GTAAACCTTCAAGACCACATGATAATACTTCAGAAGATCACTCAGAGAACAAGCCAG TTATTGCCTCAAGACCACCACCTCCTGTCACATCTAGACCTG AAAAACCAAAACCAGTAGAAGAGAAAG AAAAGCCAATTGATTTTGATATGATACCTAAGACAGAACGACTGGACAATCAAGCTGCTGTCACTCGTCCTAAAATGACTCACAATCCTCCATCAAGGACTCATATA CACAAGACAACTAGTGACCAAGAAGAATCACAACCAAAACAG GATGAAGCTGAAATACCACCATGGAAAAGAGAGCTACAGCAGAAGAAAACTAGAGAG CCTAAAGTGCCTCCATCAATTCCGTCAACAAAACCAACACAGCCGACTGAACATCCACCAACTTC TAATAGACCAGAATTACCTACAAGCACAACACCGGCTGTTTCTGCTGCTCCAGTCATAAAAGGTGCATCAGAGGAATCGGTCAAACAACTAAAGGATGAATTGGCATCTCTCAAAAAGATTGTCGAAGAACTGAGAACGGAATACAAAAAAGATATTGAGATATTAACACAAGATTTAGACGAGGAGCGTAAAAAGGTGGCAGGCTTGCAGGTGGAAATTGATCGGTTGAAAAAGTCGAAGGGATTTCGATAA
- the LOC136259164 gene encoding SH3 domain-containing kinase-binding protein 1-like isoform X1, producing the protein MAETVEVLYDYDAEQPDELTLRVGNIIKSCRAVEDGWMEGEINGKRGIFPDNFVKKAEVAPPVPVSEPANVPLRGRSGGSNKLRKAKARFSYHPEAEDELELADGDEVIILDVIEDGWWKGRVGTKEGVFPSNFVEEIPEVNEPTPPPAVAPTEPPPPSTGRPGVKLPALGGFDPANLRANLRRTPQQQPPQDTPKDIKKDKPPLPTSSPKLPHKPPVVPSSTASHPPPPVQRASATTPAKKMARVMFDYEATQEDELSIKVDDTVEVIIDEKDPAEPGWVKVKLGNKVGMVPDNFIEIKKETAKVPTPPLPSREETNPPTAKENEAPPRRPGAVPLPGVTGGRPPPPAVAKKTAPKPPGKPSRPHDNTSEDHSENKPVIASRPPPPVTSRPEKPKPVEEKEKPIDFDMIPKTERLDNQAAVTRPKMTHNPPSRTHIHKTTSDQEESQPKQDEAEIPPWKRELQQKKTREPKVPPSIPSTKPTQPTEHPPTSNRPELPTSTTPAVSAAPVIKGASEESVKQLKDELASLKKIVEELRTEYKKDIEILTQDLDEERKKVAGLQVEIDRLKKSKGFR; encoded by the exons ATGGCTG AAACAGTAGAAGTACTATACGATTACGATGCTGAACAACCAGATGAGTTGACACTTCGTGTTGGCAACATCATTAAGAGCTGTAGGGCTGTTGAAGATGGATGGATGGAAGGTGAGATAAATGGAAAAAGAGGCATCTTCCCTGATAACTTTGTGAAGAAAGCGGAAGTGGCTCCACCAG TACCAGTATCTGAGCCAGCCAATGTGCCACTGAGAGGAAGAAGTGGTG GCAGCAACAAGCTACGTAAAGCTAAGGCCCGGTTCAGTTATCATCCAGAAGCTGAAGATGAACTAGAGCTAGCAGATGGTGATGAAGTGATCATATTGGATGTAATAGAGGATGGCTGGTGGAAGGGTAGGGTTGGGACCAAGGAAGGAGTCTTCCCTAGCAACTTTGTTGAGGAAATCCCTGAAGTGAATGAGCCAACACCACCACCTGCTGTAGCTCCGACTGAACCACCACCACCAAGtacag GTCGTCCTGGAGTGAAACTACCAGCTTTAGGAGGATTTGATCCCGCCAACCTTCGAGCTAACCTTCGTAGAACTCCTCAGCAGCAGCCACCACAAGATACACCAAAGGATATCAAGAAGGATAAG CCTCCATTGCCAACTTCATCTCCCAAGTTACCACACAAACCACCTGTAGTGCCCAGCAGTACCGCCAGTCATCCACCACCACctg TTCAAAGAGCTAGTGCAACAACTCCAGCAAAGAAAATGGCTCGAGTGATGTTTGACTATGAGGCCACACAAGAAGATGAGCTATCCATCAAAGTGGATGACACGGTTGAAGTTATCATCGATGAGAAAGATCCAGCTGAGCCAGGATG GGTGAAAGTTAAATTAGGAAACAAGGTTGGGATGGTTCCTGATAATTTCATAGAGATAAAGAAAGAGACAGCAAAAGTTCCAACACCACCACTACCATCCCGTGAAGAAACAAACCCTCCTACTGCCAAAGAGAATGAG GCACCACCAAGAAGACCAGGTGCTGTACCTCTACCAGGAGTGACAGGCGGCA GACCACCTCCACCGGCCGTTGCTAAGAAGACAGCACCCAAACCACCTG GTAAACCTTCAAGACCACATGATAATACTTCAGAAGATCACTCAGAGAACAAGCCAG TTATTGCCTCAAGACCACCACCTCCTGTCACATCTAGACCTG AAAAACCAAAACCAGTAGAAGAGAAAG AAAAGCCAATTGATTTTGATATGATACCTAAGACAGAACGACTGGACAATCAAGCTGCTGTCACTCGTCCTAAAATGACTCACAATCCTCCATCAAGGACTCATATA CACAAGACAACTAGTGACCAAGAAGAATCACAACCAAAACAG GATGAAGCTGAAATACCACCATGGAAAAGAGAGCTACAGCAGAAGAAAACTAGAGAG CCTAAAGTGCCTCCATCAATTCCGTCAACAAAACCAACACAGCCGACTGAACATCCACCAACTTC TAATAGACCAGAATTACCTACAAGCACAACACCGGCTGTTTCTGCTGCTCCAGTCATAAAAGGTGCATCAGAGGAATCGGTCAAACAACTAAAGGATGAATTGGCATCTCTCAAAAAGATTGTCGAAGAACTGAGAACGGAATACAAAAAAGATATTGAGATATTAACACAAGATTTAGACGAGGAGCGTAAAAAGGTGGCAGGCTTGCAGGTGGAAATTGATCGGTTGAAAAAGTCGAAGGGATTTCGATAA
- the LOC136258766 gene encoding uncharacterized protein isoform X1, whose protein sequence is MKLPVVTKCCYLLFTVLCGSSYGDTSDNCTAPTFKNATCGSECGCHQYFPKASFVGDSVIMTVKPVGTNLTIRWWTANVNPIVGNDGRYFLKNNNRTLIWDTATEGRKVFYINVTNSCGMSSKACFLVVPFCHKCLNCPYVDNTTDSRNVYEHSKFKVTNSITSNKSIFLQWCFIGANKQRNCCICDNTVGVNPGICSQKDWNLNTTYGDECSYQSTCTLTVKNIAMKYNGGAFVSEAVIVRYQHNETLLGSQTNITIIHNSRNYLPYIISGTGALVGVLVIVAISHGVVHLIRVQRQTWRRRGYLSIPSSDYLPVNSPVSVSQQHADSDSGSVISDDFSQLNIGTPV, encoded by the exons ATGAAGTTACCGGTGGTCACCAAATGTTGTTACCTGCTGTTCACTGTGTTGTGTGGTAGTAGCTATGGAGACACTTCTGATAACTGTACAG CTCCCACCTTCAAGAATGCTACCTGCGGATCTGAATGTGGCTGCCACCAGTATTTTCCAAAAGCCTCATTTGTTGGGGATAGTGTTATAATGACCGTCAAACCAGTAGGAACTAATTTAACAATAAGATGGTGGACAGCAAATGTTAACCCCATTGTTGGTAATGATGGCCGCTATTTCTTAAAGAATAATAACAGG ACGCTCATATGGGACACTGCTACAGAAGGAAGGAAAGTCTTCTATATCAATGTAACAAATAGTTGTGGAATGTCTAGTAAAGCTTGTTTTTTGGTAGTACCATTTTGTCACAAAT GTTTAAACTGTCCATATGTTGATAACACTACTGATAGTAGAAATGTTTATGAACATTCAAAATTCAAAGTCACTAATTCAATCACATCAAACAAGTCCATTTTTCTTCAGTGGTGTTTCATAGGTGCTAATAAACAACGTAACTGTTGTATATGTGACAATACAGTTGGAGTGAATCCTGGAATATGTTCACAAAAAGATTGGAATTTAAACACTACTTATGGTGATGAATGCAGTTACCAGTCTACGTGTACACTTACAGTCAAGAATATTGCTATGAAATACAATGGAGGGGCATTTGTTAGTGAAGCAGTTATAGTTAGATATCAGCACAATGAAACTCTTTTAGGTAGTCAaacaaatattacaataattcacAATTCACGCAATTATTTACCATACATCATTAGTGGAACTGGAGCTCTTGTTGGAGTGCTAGTCATTGTAGCCATTAGTCATGGTGTGGTACATCTGATTAGAGTTCAACGTCAAACATGGAGACGTAGAGGATATCTGTCAATACCATCATCGGATTATTTACCTGTAAATTCCCCAG TGAGTGTTTCCCAGCAACATGCAGACTCAGATAGTGGATCAGTGATTTCAGATGATTTTAGTCAGTTAAATATAGGAACACCAGTTTAG
- the LOC136258766 gene encoding uncharacterized protein isoform X2, with amino-acid sequence MKLPVVTKCCYLLFTVLCGSSYGDTSDNCTAPTFKNATCGSECGCHQYFPKASFVGDSVIMTVKPVGTNLTIRWWTANVNPIVGNDGRYFLKNNNRTLIWDTATEGRKVFYINVTNSCGMSSKACFLVVPFCHKCLNCPYVDNTTDSRNVYEHSKFKVTNSITSNKSIFLQWCFIGANKQRNCCICDNTVGVNPGICSQKDWNLNTTYGDECSYQSTCTLTVKNIAMKYNGGAFVSEAVIVRYQHNETLLVELELLLEC; translated from the exons ATGAAGTTACCGGTGGTCACCAAATGTTGTTACCTGCTGTTCACTGTGTTGTGTGGTAGTAGCTATGGAGACACTTCTGATAACTGTACAG CTCCCACCTTCAAGAATGCTACCTGCGGATCTGAATGTGGCTGCCACCAGTATTTTCCAAAAGCCTCATTTGTTGGGGATAGTGTTATAATGACCGTCAAACCAGTAGGAACTAATTTAACAATAAGATGGTGGACAGCAAATGTTAACCCCATTGTTGGTAATGATGGCCGCTATTTCTTAAAGAATAATAACAGG ACGCTCATATGGGACACTGCTACAGAAGGAAGGAAAGTCTTCTATATCAATGTAACAAATAGTTGTGGAATGTCTAGTAAAGCTTGTTTTTTGGTAGTACCATTTTGTCACAAAT GTTTAAACTGTCCATATGTTGATAACACTACTGATAGTAGAAATGTTTATGAACATTCAAAATTCAAAGTCACTAATTCAATCACATCAAACAAGTCCATTTTTCTTCAGTGGTGTTTCATAGGTGCTAATAAACAACGTAACTGTTGTATATGTGACAATACAGTTGGAGTGAATCCTGGAATATGTTCACAAAAAGATTGGAATTTAAACACTACTTATGGTGATGAATGCAGTTACCAGTCTACGTGTACACTTACAGTCAAGAATATTGCTATGAAATACAATGGAGGGGCATTTGTTAGTGAAGCAGTTATAGTTAGATATCAGCACAATGAAACTCTTTTAG TGGAACTGGAGCTCTTGTTGGAGTGCTAG